The DNA region AATCACGATGATCGCCACGTCGGTGAGTTTGGCACCACGGGCACGCATGGCTGTGAATGCTTCGTGACCGGGTGTGTCAAGGAAGGTGATTTTCTTGCCTTTTTCGGTGACCACCTCATAGGCCCCGATGTGCTGGGTAATGCCGCCGGCTTCGCCTGCCACCACATTCGACTTTCGGATGTAGTCGAGCAACAGCGTTTTACCGTGGTCCACGTGTCCCATAACCGTAACAATGGGCGCCCTGGGCACAAGGTCGGCCGGATCGTCTTCCTCCTCGGCCGTGGCAATGATCTCCTGAAGATCCTCGGTTACAAATTCTACTTTATATCCAAACTCGTCAGCTACTACTGTAAGGGTCTCAGCATCAAGGCGTTGGTTGATGGATACGACCAATCCCAGGCTCATGCAGGTGGCAATGACCTTGGTTACCGGAACATTCATCATGGTAGCTAGTTCGTTCGCTGTAACGAACTCTGTTACACGCAGGATATTCTTTTCTTCTTCCTGCCTTGCCATTTCTTCAGCCATCCGGTCGGAGAAGGCTTCGCGCTTTTGACGGCGGTGTTTGGCGCCTTTCGATTTGGTGGATGCGGTCAGACGGGCCAGGGTTTCTTTAATCTGACGCTGAACTTCTTCTTCCGAAAGCTCAACTTTTTCTTCCTTTTTGGGTGGTGCGGGCTTGCCCTTCCGCTGCTGATCGCGAGGCTGCTGGGATTGTTTGTCCTGTGCAGCTGGTGCGGGAGCTTGCTCAGCACCTTTGTTCTTTATGCGTTTGCGCTTCTTCTTTTTGCCATCCTGTCCGGGTCGGGGATCCGATGATGTGGCAACCGGCTTGGGCTTGTTGCTGCTCGTAAAACTGCTCACATCAATCTTACCCAGTACTTTTGGGCCAGCAAGTTTTTCTACCCTGGTTTCGATGAAATTTTCCGGGCGTGCTGGCTGCTCAGGCTTTTGATCTTCAGCAGGTTTTAATTCCTGTTTAGCCTCGGCTTGTTTTTTGGCTTCTTCGGCAGCTTTGGCTGCAGCTTCGGCCTGACGGCGTGCTTCGGCTTCCTGCTCCCTGCGGGCCTTTTCTTCCTCTTTGCGCTGCTCGCTTTCCTTCAGGCGCTGCGCTTTCGATTTCTTATCGGGTTTGGTCTTCTGGTTCAGTGCGTCCAGGTCGATCTTATCCAGAATCTTGATGCCAATGCCATCGCTTTTTTCGGTGCTCTCAGCTTGGGCGGGTTCCGCAATCGCAGAGCTGGTTTCGGCCGCTGCCGGCGTCTTCACCTCAGTTTCCGGAGCGACGAAAGTTTTTTCCGTGGGTTGTGTTGTTTCGGTTTTGCTTTCTGCCGGTGCTATTGCTTTTTCGGTTACAGCTTCTGCAGCCGGAGGGGCCGGGGCAGCCACAGGCTTGTCAGCAGGTTTGGCTTCGGTGTCCTGGGCTTTTGAAGCTGCTGCTTCTGTCCTGGCTGGTTCGGCTTTAACGGGTTCTGCTTTGGGTGGCTCGGCAGGTTTGGGTGGTTCGGCAGGTTTTAGCGGCTCAACAGCTTTGGCTGGCTCGGCCTTCGGGGCCTGAGGGGGTTTGGTCTGGGCCATCCTGCTTCCACGCAAGAGGCTGTCGGTGTCGATGTCTTCTTCGTCATCAATGGTAGGCGCAACCATCTCGGCTGTGATGGTCTTGCGGTTGCTGCCCCCAATCTCAATTTGCTTGGCCACCTCTTTCACCTTTTTTTCCTGGCTGTATTCCTTGCGGACAAGCTCGTACATTTCGGCCGTGAGGCGGGTATTGGGATTGGGATCGATGGCGTGACCCTTCTTGCTCAGAAACTCAACGATGGTGGCAGTGCCAACGTTGAACTCCTTGGCTGCCTTGCTTAAACGTACTGTCGTTGAGCTTTCTGTCATAGTGAGGATGAGATTCTTAATCTTTTTTAACAAGCTGCAAAAATATGAGATTTATTCGAACTCGGCTTTCAATATACGGATGACTTCGTGTATGGTTTCGATCTCAAGATCGGTGCGCTGTTCCAATTCTTGCGGACTGAGTTGCAGTACGCTTTTGGCCGTATCACAACCAATGGCTTTAAGCTGGTCAATAATCCACTGATCGATTTCATCGTTAAATTCCTGAAGATCAACGTCTTCGGTATCGATATCCGAATCGCGGTACACGTCGATTTCGTAGCCGGTGAGTTTGCCGGCCAGCTTGATGTTGTAACCTCCTTTGCCGATTGCCAGGCTCACCTGATCGGGTCGCATGAACACCTCGGCACGTTTGTTTTCTTCGTCAATGTGGATGCTGGTGATCTTGGCCGGACTGAGCGCCCGTGCGATGAAAAGGGAGGGGTTGGTGGTGTAGTTGATCACGTCGATGTTTTCGTTGCGCAGCTCTTTCACAATACCGTGGATGCGTGAACCTTTCATGCCTACGCAGGCGCCAACCGGGTCGATGCGGTCGTCGTACGATTCCACAGCCACTTTTGCGCGCTGGCCGGGTTCGCGGACGATGCGGCGAATGGTGATCAGGCCGTCGTAAACTTCGGGAACTTCGGCCTCGATCAGGCGCTGCAGAAAGATCTCGGAGGTGCGCGAAAGAATGATGTGCGGGGTGTTGTTTTTCATTTCCACCTTGAGCACAACAGCCCGTATGGTGTCGCCCTTGCGGTAAAAGTCGCTGGGAATCTGCTCCGACTTGGGCAGCATCAGCTCGATGCCTTCGTCGTCGAGCACCATGATTTCGCGGCGCCAGATCTGGTAAACCTCGCCCACGATAATCTCGCCAACCTTGTCTTTATACTTTTGGTACACATTGTCTTTTTCGTACTCCATCACCTTCGAAACCAGGGCCTGGCGGATGTTGAGAATCTCGCGCCTCCCGAATGCACTGATGCTGATGGATTCCGACACCTCTTCGCCCACCTCAAAATCGGGTTCAATCTTGATGGCTTCCGAAAGGGCAATCTGACGTGCAGGATCTTCCACCTCTCCATCTTCCACAATCACGCGGTTGTGGATGATTTCAAGGTCGCCCTTGTCCACATTCACGATGATGTCGAAGTTTTCGTCGGAGCCGTATTTTTTGATGATCACCGAGCGGAACACATCTTCGATGATGCGCATCAGACGCTCGCGGTCGATGTTTTTGAACTCTTTAAACTCCGAAAAGCTTTCTACTAGGTTGATGGTGTCCATGAATGGCGATGGTTTGTTATTGGAAACTGATTTGTACTCTTGCTTCTTTGATCTGACTGAAATCAATCTGCTGCGGTTCGGCCTTTTCAGTTTGCTTGAGGCGATTGCGTTTTTTGGTAACGACAGGTGTGAGTGTAATACCCTGGTCGTCGGCTGCAGTGATGATGCCTGTGAGCTCGGAACTGTCGGTCAGGGTGAGCTTCACCGTGCGGTTGATGTTTTTGCGGTATTGCCTGGCAAGGGTGAGCGGGTGGTCGATGCCGGCCGAAGATACCCTGAGCTCAAAGTCCTGGACATCGCGGTCGAGCTTGCCCTCAAGCATGCGGCTCACCTGCACGCAATGGTCAATGGTGAGCTGGGTGTCCGAATCCAAAAACACCATGATGAGGTCGTCGTTTTTTATCAAAACATCCACCACAAAACGGTCGGTGCCTTCGAGGAACTCCGTGACCCACTGCCTGATCTGATTTTTGTCAATCATTTCTTTAACCAATTAAAAAGGGGACTCCTGGCCCCCACTTTATCTTCAACCTCCGCAAAATCGCTGCAAAGATACAACAATTTTACGAGGGCTGTCCATTCCGGGTGTTTTTGCAGGTTTCGAAAAACCAACAAAAAAACCTGTTACCAGCGGTAGCAGGTTTTACCTTTGTTGTCCGACCAGGATTCGAACCTAGACAAGCAGAACCAAAATCTGCGGTGCTACCGTTACACCATCGGACAATCGTTTCAAACTTCCGGCAGGACAATAATCCGGCCAAAAGCGAGTGCAAAAATAATACTTTTCCTCAAATCGCCGCAAGTCGAAAAAGTGTTTTAGCAACAGATTGTTATCATGAGTTCTTTATGAAACAACAAAACACACTTAATCAAGATTTTAGCGAAGCAATAATGATTTTTGAGGTGTTGGGCTCCGGCCAGCGGTTGGCTAACGCAGGTTACCGTTTTACCTGCCGGATTGACACATATTTATGCTGAAAGCCTGCAATTCGGGATGTGTTCTGCACAAAATGGGTATTTTTGCCAGACTTAAGTTAAGCCAGGGGCGAAGAATTTGAATGGAATCACAACACCATCCTATAATGAATTTTAAAAAACTTAATGACCTCGTCGGTTGGATTGTTTTTGGCATTGCCACGCTCGTTTATTTTCTGACGCTTGAACCCACCGCAAGCTGGTGGGATTGTGGTGAGTATATTGCCACTGCCTACAAACTTCAGGTGGGGCATCCTCCGGGAGCGCCTCTATTCCAGATGATTGGCAGGTTTTTCAGCCTGTTTGCTTTTGGAAATCCCACACAGGTGGCGCTCATGATCAACATCATGTCGGCATTGTCGAGTAGCCTGACCATCCTGTTTTTATTCTGGACGATTACCCTGCTGGCCCGAAAGGTGCTCATGGATGGCGGCAACGAGCAAAACAAGGTGGCACAATACCTGGTGCTTGCCGCTGGTGCAGTGGGTGCACTGGCTTACACCTTTACCGATTCGTTCTGGTTCTCGGCCGTCGAAGGCGAGGTATATGCCATGTCGTCCTTCTTTACTGCCCTGGTTTTCTGGGCTATCCTCCGTTGGGAAAGGGTGGCCGACGAGCCACACAATTACCGCTGGCTGCTTTTCATTGCTTACCTCATCGGTTTGTCCATCGGGGTGCACATGCTCAACCTGCTTGCCATCCCGGCAGTGGTTTATGTGTTTTATTTCAGGAAGTTTAAACCTACTTTCAAAGGTTTTGTGCTGGCTGGTATTGTAGCAGTGGCTATCCTGGGATTCATCATGAGCTTCGTGATACCACAGGTTGTCAACCTGGCCAGCAAATTTGAACTGTTTTTCGTGAACTCGCTCGGCATGCCCTTCAATACCGGCACGGTCATCTATTTCGTGGTGCTGATTTCGCTCATCGTGTTTGGGCTCAGATACACCCACATCAAAAACATGCCGGTGCTCAACACCTCCATCCTGGCATTCATGTTTATCCTGATCGGATACTCCTCTTTCTTTATGATCATCATCCGTTCCAATGCCAATACCCCCATCAACGAGAATGAACCCAACGATGCCATCTCGCTGCTGGCCTACCTCAACCGGGAACAATACGGCGACTGGCCTTTGCTTCACGGCCAGTACTACAATGCTCCGGTGGTAGATTATGCCGATGGCAGCCCGGTGTATGTGAAAGACCGCAAGAGTGGCCGCTACATTATCACCGACCACCGGCGCGGAACCAAACCGGTTTATGATGATCGGTTTACAACCATTTTCCCCCGCATGTGGAGCAACCAGAAGCAGAGCCACATCAGCATCTACCGGCAATACGCCAAAAAAGGCATACCCATCCGGGTAACCAAACCCGATGGTACGTCGGAGGTGCTTTATCGCCCGACCTTTGGTGAAAATCTGAGCTTTTTCTTTGGTTATCAGCTCAACCACATGTATTTCAGGTACTTCATGTGGAATTTTGTGGGCAGGCAAAACGATATTGAAAGCCAGGGCGAGATAGATGCCGGCAACTGGATCAGTGGCATCAATGCCATTGATAAAATCAGGCTGGGCGACCAGCGCAATCTGCCCGACAGCATGAAAAATCCGGCCCGTGCACGGTTCTATTTTCTTCCCTTGCTGCTGGGTCTTGCCGGCTTATTCTGGCACCTGAAGCGCCATGCACAGGACACCTGGGTGGTATTTATGCTCTTTTTGCTCACCGGGATTGCCATTGTGGTTTACCTGAACCAGACACCCTATCAGCCCCGCGAACGCGATTATGCCTATGCAGGATCGTTTTACGCGTTTGCCATATGGATCGGATTTGGGGTGCTGTGGTTGTATGAGGTCATCGAAAAATACCTGAAAAACAAGGTCTCGGCAATAGCTGTAGCTACTGCCCTCAGTTTCGTGGTTCCGGTGGTGTTGGCAGCCGAAGGCTGGGAAGGCCACGACCGTTCGGGGCGTTACGCTGCGCGCGATTTTGCCAAAAGCTACATGACCGGCTGTGCGCCTGATGCCGTTATTTTTACCAACGGCGACAACGATACCTTCCCCCTCTGGTATGTTCAGGAAGTGGAAAACTTCCGCACCGACATGCGCGTGGTCAACTATATGCTGGCTTCGACCGACTGGTATGTGCATCAGATGGCAAAGAAGGTGTACGACTCGGATCCGCTGCCGCTGACGCTTACGCCGGAACAATATAATAAAGGTGTCAATGAGTACATACCTGTGCTGGAGCGCGTGCAGGGACCGGTGGAACTGCGCGAGGCCATCCGGTTCATTGCCGACGAGCGCGACCAGACCAAAGTGCCACTGCAGAGTGGCGAGCGCATCAATTATCTGCCATCGCGCAAGCTTAAAATTACCATCGACAAGGATGCGGTGATCCGCAGCGGGGCAGTGCCCGAAAGCATGCGCCACCTGATTGTGGACGAAATCGTCTGGGAGGTGAAACAGAACGGTCTGGACAAAAACGACCTGATGCTGCTCGATTTTCTGGCCACGAGCAACTTTGAGCGGCCGATATATTTTGCCAACCCCAACAGTGTGAGCAAAGTGCTCGATGTGGACAAATATTGCCACCTCGAGGGGGTGGTGTTCCGTTTTATTCCTGTGGAAGCCCCTGAATATTACCGCAATATGGGAGGGGTGAATGCAGAAAAATCGTACGATGTGCTTGTGAACCAGGCCAGCTGGGGCAACCTGCATCACGACAGGGTGACCGTTGACCGCGAATCGTACAGAAACTCTGCACTGGCCAAGCAAAGCTACATGCGCACAGCCCAGGCCTTAATCAATCTCAACCGCAAAGACAGCGCCATAAAGGTGCTCGACCGAAGCCTGGAACTTTTCCCGCACAAAAAGATCACCTTCGACTTCTACATGCTGCCCTGGGTGGATCTGTACTTCGATGCAGGAGCTCCCGAAAAGGCCAAAGAGGTAATGCGCATCCTGGCTGACCGCTACCTTCAGGATCTGGAATATTACAACAGGCTGACTCCCAAATTTGCCGCATATTACGAGCGCCAGACCCAGGAAGCGCTGGCCGTCATTCAACGCCTTTCGGATGTGGCCAGGTCAAGGAACCTGACCGACTTCAGCCAGGAACTCGAAGATGCCCTGGATATGCAATTGAAAAAAATGGGAATGTAACCTGAAAGTCGGTTGAAACGACCAACCGGTCCGGAATACCATTCCTGGCCGGTTTTTTTATATCTTCCGGCAATAATATCCCTGACGCATGGATGTCAACCTGTTAAAAGAAGCTGTCTTTATTTTCGGTGCTTCTATTCTGATTTTTCTTGCATTTCAGAGGTTCAGCCTGCCCTCGGTGCTTGCTTACATGCTTGCAGGTATGTTGCTGGGAAACAGTGGTTTGGGGCTCATAAAATCGTCCCATCAGATGGACCTCTTTGCCGAGGCCGGGATCATTTTTCTGTTGTTCATCATTGGTATTGAGTTCAGCATCAAGGGCTTACTGCGTATCGGTAAGGCAGTATTTGCTGGCGGCAGTCTTCAGGTGGGAATGACGGTATTGTTGGTCACGCTGACAGGTCTGGCTTTTGGTTTGCCATTGCCAAAGGCTGTGTTTCTAAGTTTTCTTATTGCCTTAAGCAGCACGGCCATCGTGCTTAAGCTTCTGCAGGAGAAAGGGATGACCACCAGTCCGCACGGCAAGCTGTCGCTTGCCATCCTCATCTTTCAGGATATCATCATCATCCCCATGATTTTGCTCGTGCCTGTTCTTGCCGGTCAGGGAGGCAATATCGGTTTTGAGCTTCTGCTGATGCTTGGCAAGTTTGCCCTGGTGCTGGCAGCACTTTATTTTTTGTCACGCACGGTGGTGCCTTTTATTCTGGACAGGGTAATCAGGACGCGCAGCCGCGAGCTGTTTCTGCTAACCATTGTAACGATCATTTTTGCAGTGGCATGGCTCACCCACGAGCTTGATCTTTCGCTTGCCATAGGGGCATTCTTTGCCGGGCTCATCATCAGCGAGTCCGACTACAGCCATCAGGCTACCGCCAATGTGCTGCCATTCAGGGAGTTGTTTCTGAGTTTCTTCTTTGTCTCAGTTGGCATGCTACTCGATCTGAGTTTTTTTGCCGCAAATGTCCCGATGATTCTGGCCCTGACATTGCTGCTTTTTCTGTTAAAGTCGTTGATAGTCTTTCTTTCAGTGCTGATACTTCGTTACCCTGTGCGTACGGCACTGATGGCTGCATTTGCATTGTTTCCGGTGGGAGAGTTTTCGTTTTTGCTCGCTTCAATAGGCATGAGGAATGATTTGATATCCGAAGAAATTTATCAGTATTTTCTGGCTTCGAGCATCATTACCATGGGGTTGACGCCATTTTTGCTCGGGTATGCCGAATCCATAAGCGATTTTATCATCCGTTCGTTGTTGCCGCGAAAAGTGAGACACAGGTTGCTCACATTCAGGGCATTACGCAAGCAACACGAAGAATCGCTGCATCAGGAACTGACAGATCATCTTGTGATTGTAGGTTATGGGGTGAATGGCCGTAATGTGTCGCGGGCTGCTGCCGAAACTGATATTCCGTATATAGTGGTTGAACTCGATCCTGATGTATATAAGGCAGCGCGCGCCGAAAATGTGCCTATTGTTTTTGGTGATGCGGCCGACGATGTCATCCTGCATCATGTTCACCTCCAGAAGGCCAGGGTGGCTGTGATTGCCATATCCGATCCGCAGTCCACCAAGAAAATCATTACCCAGATGCGCATGATTTCCGAAACTGTACATATCATAGTGCGTGCAAGATATGTCAACGAGATAGATGAAATCCTCCGCCTGGGGGCCGACGAGGTTATACCTGAGGAATTTGAAACCTCTATTGAAGTGTTTACCAGGGTATTGAATCATTATCTGATCCCTTACGACAAGGTGCAGTCGTTTGTGAGTCACATCCGGGCACACAACTATGAACTTTTGTGCGGCAAAAGCGGTGGAAATCAATGTCCTCCGCATCTGCGGCTGCACATCCCCGATATGGTGATTGCTACCCTGCCTGTGCAGCGCGGCGGGAATAAGATTGTAGGCAAAACGCTGCGCGAGAGTCAGTTGCGTACCAGGTTTGAAGTAACAGTTCTGGCTATCAGAAGGGGACAACAGTATCTCACAAATATCAGTCCGGACACCACCATCGAAACCGACGATATGCTTTATTTGTTCGGACACCCTGAGAAGATTGCCAGGGTGAATGCGTTTCTTTTGCTCGATGAAGTTGCCCGATGATGTCTGAACTGCCAGATCCGCTTTTGCTGATAGATGGTGAGTGTAGCCTTTGCAATGCATCGGTTCGACTCATATTAAGGCTCGAAGCCCGGCCCGTCATTTATTTTGCTGCGCTGGATTCGGAGAAGGGACGCAAACTGCTGCGAAATCTGTCTGCCGATACAGCGCTGCCCGACAGTGTTATTTTGATTGATTCCGGTGGATTGCACGTAAAGAGCAGGGCTTTGGCGAGGATTGGCAAACACGCTGGAGGCTGGCTTGCGCCGCTCAGGCTTTTGAATTTGTTTCCGCGCTCATGGGCCGATGGGATGTACGATTTTGTGGCGCGAAGGCGGATACGGTGGTTTGGCCGGACAAGCTATTGCGCGCAGGTGAAAGCCTCGCAAAGACACCGGTTTATTGACTTGTAGCCAGGTTGGTAAACCTGTTGAGGCGCTTTATGCCATCGCAATAGTTTTAAACCCGGAAAAACATTTTGTCAGGGGTCAGTATTATTATTCCAAAAGTAACCCGGGCGATGGCGGTCAGCTAATCGCTGCTGTCCTCGAGTAGGGAATGCAGCAGGTTACGGAGTTCTTCCGGGCTGTTGATATGCAGCAGGTTACCCTCGTGGGCCAGGGAGATGTTGCCGGTTTCTTCCGATACGATGATGGCTATG from Bacteroidota bacterium includes:
- the infB gene encoding translation initiation factor IF-2 → MTESSTTVRLSKAAKEFNVGTATIVEFLSKKGHAIDPNPNTRLTAEMYELVRKEYSQEKKVKEVAKQIEIGGSNRKTITAEMVAPTIDDEEDIDTDSLLRGSRMAQTKPPQAPKAEPAKAVEPLKPAEPPKPAEPPKAEPVKAEPARTEAAASKAQDTEAKPADKPVAAPAPPAAEAVTEKAIAPAESKTETTQPTEKTFVAPETEVKTPAAAETSSAIAEPAQAESTEKSDGIGIKILDKIDLDALNQKTKPDKKSKAQRLKESEQRKEEEKARREQEAEARRQAEAAAKAAEEAKKQAEAKQELKPAEDQKPEQPARPENFIETRVEKLAGPKVLGKIDVSSFTSSNKPKPVATSSDPRPGQDGKKKKRKRIKNKGAEQAPAPAAQDKQSQQPRDQQRKGKPAPPKKEEKVELSEEEVQRQIKETLARLTASTKSKGAKHRRQKREAFSDRMAEEMARQEEEKNILRVTEFVTANELATMMNVPVTKVIATCMSLGLVVSINQRLDAETLTVVADEFGYKVEFVTEDLQEIIATAEEEDDPADLVPRAPIVTVMGHVDHGKTLLLDYIRKSNVVAGEAGGITQHIGAYEVVTEKGKKITFLDTPGHEAFTAMRARGAKLTDVAIIVIAADDSVMPQTKEAINHAQAAGVPIVFAINKIDKPTANPEKIREQLANMNFLVEEWGGKYQSQEVSAKSGYGIDLLLEKVLLEAEILDLKANPKKLAKGTVIESALDKGRGYVAKILVQDGTLKIGDVVVAGTVYGKVKAMFNERNQQVKQAGPSTPVLMLGLTGAPQAGDAFVVMRDEKEAKTIAMRRQQLLREQGLRTQKHITLDEIGRRIAIGDFKELNLIVKGDVDGSVEALSDALLKLSTEEVQVNVIHKSVGAITESDIMLASASNAIVIGFQVRPSMGARRLAETEEIDIRLYSIIYTAIEEIKAAIEGMLSPEIEEVITCNLEVRETFKISKVGTVAGCMVLDGKITRNTKIRLIRDGIVIYTGHLGSLKRFKDDVKEVSAGYECGLNIDGFNDIKVGDIIEGYTEREVQRKL
- a CDS encoding DUF393 domain-containing protein, with the translated sequence MMSELPDPLLLIDGECSLCNASVRLILRLEARPVIYFAALDSEKGRKLLRNLSADTALPDSVILIDSGGLHVKSRALARIGKHAGGWLAPLRLLNLFPRSWADGMYDFVARRRIRWFGRTSYCAQVKASQRHRFIDL
- the rimP gene encoding ribosome assembly cofactor RimP, translating into MIDKNQIRQWVTEFLEGTDRFVVDVLIKNDDLIMVFLDSDTQLTIDHCVQVSRMLEGKLDRDVQDFELRVSSAGIDHPLTLARQYRKNINRTVKLTLTDSSELTGIITAADDQGITLTPVVTKKRNRLKQTEKAEPQQIDFSQIKEARVQISFQ
- a CDS encoding DUF2723 domain-containing protein, encoding MNFKKLNDLVGWIVFGIATLVYFLTLEPTASWWDCGEYIATAYKLQVGHPPGAPLFQMIGRFFSLFAFGNPTQVALMINIMSALSSSLTILFLFWTITLLARKVLMDGGNEQNKVAQYLVLAAGAVGALAYTFTDSFWFSAVEGEVYAMSSFFTALVFWAILRWERVADEPHNYRWLLFIAYLIGLSIGVHMLNLLAIPAVVYVFYFRKFKPTFKGFVLAGIVAVAILGFIMSFVIPQVVNLASKFELFFVNSLGMPFNTGTVIYFVVLISLIVFGLRYTHIKNMPVLNTSILAFMFILIGYSSFFMIIIRSNANTPINENEPNDAISLLAYLNREQYGDWPLLHGQYYNAPVVDYADGSPVYVKDRKSGRYIITDHRRGTKPVYDDRFTTIFPRMWSNQKQSHISIYRQYAKKGIPIRVTKPDGTSEVLYRPTFGENLSFFFGYQLNHMYFRYFMWNFVGRQNDIESQGEIDAGNWISGINAIDKIRLGDQRNLPDSMKNPARARFYFLPLLLGLAGLFWHLKRHAQDTWVVFMLFLLTGIAIVVYLNQTPYQPRERDYAYAGSFYAFAIWIGFGVLWLYEVIEKYLKNKVSAIAVATALSFVVPVVLAAEGWEGHDRSGRYAARDFAKSYMTGCAPDAVIFTNGDNDTFPLWYVQEVENFRTDMRVVNYMLASTDWYVHQMAKKVYDSDPLPLTLTPEQYNKGVNEYIPVLERVQGPVELREAIRFIADERDQTKVPLQSGERINYLPSRKLKITIDKDAVIRSGAVPESMRHLIVDEIVWEVKQNGLDKNDLMLLDFLATSNFERPIYFANPNSVSKVLDVDKYCHLEGVVFRFIPVEAPEYYRNMGGVNAEKSYDVLVNQASWGNLHHDRVTVDRESYRNSALAKQSYMRTAQALINLNRKDSAIKVLDRSLELFPHKKITFDFYMLPWVDLYFDAGAPEKAKEVMRILADRYLQDLEYYNRLTPKFAAYYERQTQEALAVIQRLSDVARSRNLTDFSQELEDALDMQLKKMGM
- a CDS encoding cation:proton antiporter, which produces MDVNLLKEAVFIFGASILIFLAFQRFSLPSVLAYMLAGMLLGNSGLGLIKSSHQMDLFAEAGIIFLLFIIGIEFSIKGLLRIGKAVFAGGSLQVGMTVLLVTLTGLAFGLPLPKAVFLSFLIALSSTAIVLKLLQEKGMTTSPHGKLSLAILIFQDIIIIPMILLVPVLAGQGGNIGFELLLMLGKFALVLAALYFLSRTVVPFILDRVIRTRSRELFLLTIVTIIFAVAWLTHELDLSLAIGAFFAGLIISESDYSHQATANVLPFRELFLSFFFVSVGMLLDLSFFAANVPMILALTLLLFLLKSLIVFLSVLILRYPVRTALMAAFALFPVGEFSFLLASIGMRNDLISEEIYQYFLASSIITMGLTPFLLGYAESISDFIIRSLLPRKVRHRLLTFRALRKQHEESLHQELTDHLVIVGYGVNGRNVSRAAAETDIPYIVVELDPDVYKAARAENVPIVFGDAADDVILHHVHLQKARVAVIAISDPQSTKKIITQMRMISETVHIIVRARYVNEIDEILRLGADEVIPEEFETSIEVFTRVLNHYLIPYDKVQSFVSHIRAHNYELLCGKSGGNQCPPHLRLHIPDMVIATLPVQRGGNKIVGKTLRESQLRTRFEVTVLAIRRGQQYLTNISPDTTIETDDMLYLFGHPEKIARVNAFLLLDEVAR
- the nusA gene encoding transcription termination/antitermination protein NusA gives rise to the protein MDTINLVESFSEFKEFKNIDRERLMRIIEDVFRSVIIKKYGSDENFDIIVNVDKGDLEIIHNRVIVEDGEVEDPARQIALSEAIKIEPDFEVGEEVSESISISAFGRREILNIRQALVSKVMEYEKDNVYQKYKDKVGEIIVGEVYQIWRREIMVLDDEGIELMLPKSEQIPSDFYRKGDTIRAVVLKVEMKNNTPHIILSRTSEIFLQRLIEAEVPEVYDGLITIRRIVREPGQRAKVAVESYDDRIDPVGACVGMKGSRIHGIVKELRNENIDVINYTTNPSLFIARALSPAKITSIHIDEENKRAEVFMRPDQVSLAIGKGGYNIKLAGKLTGYEIDVYRDSDIDTEDVDLQEFNDEIDQWIIDQLKAIGCDTAKSVLQLSPQELEQRTDLEIETIHEVIRILKAEFE